CAGATTTCCGCCGGGAATCACAACCCAATCGGGCACGTCCCAATCAAATTGTTGCACCAATTCAATGCTGATCGTTTTTTGTCCCTCTACCCGCAGTGAATTCATCGAATTGGCCAAATAAATATTCTCCTCGCGGCAAATCTCCTGCACGAGCCTCATACATCCATCAAAGTCCGTCTCCAAACTCAGCACCAGCGCACCATTGGCCAGGGGTTGCAAAAGTTGTGCGGTCGAGATTTTGTCCCTCGGCAAAAAGACCACCGATTGTATGCCCGCCGCCGCACAATACGCAGCCAATGCCGCCGAGGTGTCCCCAGTAGATGCACACGCAACCGCCGGAATACGCGCCCCCTCAAACAGCATCTGTTTCACCATGGATACCAGCACCGTCATGCCCAAATCTTTGAACGACCCCGTATGGCTGTTACCACATTGCTTAACCCACAAATCCTCAACGCCAATTTCGCGCCCTAAACGCTCGGCCCAAAACAGATTGCTTCCCCCTTCGTACATCGACACCACATTGTCTTCGTGAACTACGGGGCAGACCAGTTCTTTTTTCCCCCACACCGAACTGCCATAAGGCCATTCTGTCGTCATATAGCGCTTATCAAACAACCCGCGCCAATAACTGCCCGACTTGCGTTTGAGCACCTCCATATCGTGCGCCACTTCAAGCAATCCCCCGCACGTTGGGCATGCGTAAATCACATCCGTCAACGCATATCGCCCCTCGCACCCTCGAAAACACCGAAACCACGCATTATAAGTTGTATCGTCCATAATCACCGCCATTATAGATGATTCCTCAAATTCTCTCCAACACCTGCGCCTCAATCCAGCCGCCGAGGCCCGAGCGCAGGCGCACCAACAACCATCCACCTTCAACGCGTTCAATCTCGACCTTCGTGCCCTCGTGAAGTGCGAACACCTGTAAAAAGTCGGGCCCTGGCCCGCTGCGGCCAATGGCCTCATCTACCAGAATGATAGCTTTGGGAATGCTGTGTTGATGCGCCTTAAACGCCAGCATAGCCGCACTGCCCAAAAGTCCGCCCACAAAAACCACCAGCAACCCACCCCATAGCAAACGACGGACCGGCACAAAAATCCAACATACCGCCACACCGCCTATTAAAAAAACAAACACACAAACCATAACTGCCAGCGCATTGAGGGTAAAAAAAGCAAAAATCGCTTGCAAAATCCGCGTCAAAATATTGACTTCATCTT
The genomic region above belongs to Gemmatimonadota bacterium and contains:
- the thrC gene encoding threonine synthase, with the translated sequence MDDTTYNAWFRCFRGCEGRYALTDVIYACPTCGGLLEVAHDMEVLKRKSGSYWRGLFDKRYMTTEWPYGSSVWGKKELVCPVVHEDNVVSMYEGGSNLFWAERLGREIGVEDLWVKQCGNSHTGSFKDLGMTVLVSMVKQMLFEGARIPAVACASTGDTSAALAAYCAAAGIQSVVFLPRDKISTAQLLQPLANGALVLSLETDFDGCMRLVQEICREENIYLANSMNSLRVEGQKTISIELVQQFDWDVPDWVVIPGGNLGNVSALGKGFLEMEALGLIDRLPRIAVAQADRANPLYQSFEKNFDSFEPIQAQPTLASAIQIGNPVSREKAIQTLKIFGGVVEQASEEELADAAARADRTGLFACPHTGVAFAALFKLVERGVIQKSDRVIVISTAHGLKFSEFKLGYHRDQLQDWGVGPHYQNEPVVLPPEVDAVKKAIFDRIEANR